The Vibrio tasmaniensis genome has a segment encoding these proteins:
- a CDS encoding methyl-accepting chemotaxis protein, which translates to MFNNVSIRNMMFAIFGAIIIFLCIIGASVYSAFQTADSLDEAQSLRRKSLEVGAMFVDSSAELTNSARQYSVLGAPRFKERYHHILAVRSGKKEGEDGRVISIQQRMKELHFSQEEFGYIAKANELSETLSQLEAESIKAVEMGDKTRALQLLFSDAYSEELNKIRAEVKKFEAALENRLQHSVNTLRDDMTAAEYQVFASIVTSLAIILFALFIVMNRILTPLATSADLIRGIAISNDLTIELPEGQNEIGQVGVAFNLFRQTLIDGMAKFTSAVEEMKTTVAQVNDFIQSSEQKGTEQNHQLTMVATAMEEMVATLREVASNVSDAAQGASEAEEAAMQGKGTMDETNDKFEELFLSFNQSAETIRALSEESNNMTQMLDAIKGIAEQTNLLALNAAIEAARAGEQGRGFAVVADEVRSLAGRSQESASEIEKMLGNLQAKAQSSVDSIERNTADMRETKTVIESASDTLSDIAQSSVNANQLNNSIAIATEEQQSVSEDININISQLHEGSQELVEEMRDFLAAARRLDTVAENVDKVTKQFNIH; encoded by the coding sequence ATGTTTAATAACGTTTCCATACGAAATATGATGTTTGCTATCTTTGGGGCTATCATTATTTTTCTATGTATCATCGGAGCATCGGTTTATAGTGCGTTTCAAACCGCTGACAGTCTTGACGAAGCACAGAGTTTACGTCGTAAGTCTCTTGAAGTTGGCGCCATGTTTGTTGACTCATCTGCAGAGCTTACAAATAGTGCTCGGCAATATTCCGTGCTTGGAGCTCCGCGTTTTAAAGAACGCTATCACCATATATTAGCCGTACGAAGTGGTAAGAAAGAAGGCGAAGATGGACGAGTTATTTCAATCCAGCAGCGTATGAAAGAACTCCACTTCAGCCAAGAAGAGTTTGGCTATATTGCTAAAGCAAATGAATTATCTGAGACTTTATCTCAGCTAGAGGCTGAGTCGATAAAAGCGGTTGAAATGGGTGATAAAACGCGCGCCCTACAGTTGCTTTTTTCTGATGCGTATAGTGAAGAACTGAATAAGATACGTGCTGAAGTCAAGAAATTTGAAGCTGCGCTTGAAAATCGCTTGCAGCATTCTGTTAATACGCTGCGTGATGATATGACGGCAGCTGAATACCAAGTGTTCGCATCCATTGTTACATCGCTCGCTATTATCTTATTCGCTTTGTTTATTGTGATGAATCGTATTTTAACACCACTAGCAACTTCTGCGGACTTGATTAGGGGTATTGCGATTAGCAATGATTTAACGATAGAACTGCCTGAAGGACAGAATGAAATTGGTCAAGTGGGTGTCGCATTCAATTTATTTCGTCAGACTCTCATTGATGGTATGGCAAAATTCACCAGTGCTGTTGAAGAAATGAAAACTACCGTTGCACAGGTGAATGATTTTATTCAATCTTCTGAGCAGAAAGGAACTGAGCAAAATCACCAACTGACGATGGTCGCCACTGCAATGGAAGAAATGGTGGCTACATTAAGGGAAGTTGCCTCAAATGTTAGTGATGCAGCTCAGGGCGCATCGGAAGCTGAAGAAGCCGCTATGCAAGGCAAGGGAACGATGGATGAAACGAATGATAAATTCGAAGAGCTGTTTCTGTCGTTTAATCAGTCTGCTGAAACCATTCGAGCACTCTCTGAAGAGAGCAATAACATGACGCAAATGCTTGATGCGATTAAAGGTATTGCCGAACAGACAAACTTACTCGCTTTGAATGCGGCGATTGAAGCAGCACGTGCTGGAGAACAAGGTCGTGGATTTGCGGTTGTTGCAGATGAAGTCCGTTCGCTTGCTGGACGCTCTCAAGAAAGTGCAAGTGAAATTGAAAAGATGCTTGGTAATCTTCAAGCGAAAGCCCAAAGTTCCGTTGATTCTATTGAGCGCAATACTGCAGATATGCGAGAGACAAAAACGGTGATTGAAAGCGCAAGTGACACTTTAAGTGACATTGCTCAATCATCGGTAAATGCAAACCAGCTTAATAACTCTATTGCAATCGCAACAGAGGAGCAGCAGAGTGTGTCAGAGGACATCAATATAAATATAAGTCAGTTACATGAAGGTTCACAGGAATTGGTTGAAGAAATGAGAGATTTTCTAGCAGCAGCGCGTCGTTTGGATACTGTAGCGGAAAATGTCGATAAGGTTACGAAACAG